Genomic window (Xenopus laevis strain J_2021 chromosome 3S, Xenopus_laevis_v10.1, whole genome shotgun sequence):
GTCCTATTGCTTTTACTGTAGAAGCAACAACCATACCTGAGTATGATCTGCGAGAGTGCGTGCCTAGGAATTATGTAAATGATGATCCAATCGAAACCTCTAAACGCTCAGCTTGCACTCTACGGCTCAGAACCCCAACTTCCAGAAAACAATATTTCTGTCATGACTGCGGGAAGTCCTTTTCTGATAGTTTTAGGTTGACAATTCACCAGAGAAGCCACACAGGAGAGAGGCCCTACGTGTGCACCGACTGCGGGAAAAGTTTCACCCAGAGTTCCAATCTTATAACTCACAAGAGGACCCACACAGGGCAAAGACCATATATGTGTACTGACTGTGGCAAGAGTTTTATCCAAAGGACCCATCTTGTTTTGCACCAAAGAAGCCACACGGGAGAAAGACCTTACAGTTGCTCAGAATGTGGAAAAGCCTTTGCCCATAGCTCACGTCTGGTGATACACAAAAGGATTCACACCGGAGAGAAACCTTATGTCTGTGGAGAATGTGGGAAAGGCTTCAAGAGTAAGACTCAGCTGGTAAGCCACCAGGTTCTCCACACTGAGGACATGCTGTATATTTGCGCAGATTGTGGGAAGAGTTTCAGTAATCACCTGACCTTTGCCAGGCACCAAAAGAACCATAAGGTGAAAAGACCACATGGCTGCCAAGAGTGCGGTAAAAGCTTCACTCACATTTCACTGCTGGTCATGCACCAGAGAACCCACACCGGGGAGAGGCCTTATGTGTGCACAGAGTGTGGCAGCACCTACACCCGTAACTCACATCTTGTGGCACACCAGAGAACACACACAGTGATCCATCAAGTCTAATAATTCACAGGAGAAACCACACTCGAGATTGACTTGCTTTCTCACATTTTCTAGCACTGAAAAAGAACTGACCATTCATTCATTTAATAATTCATTCATTATTTCTAGTTAAACTCCGCCTGTATTTTCTACAGCTGAATGCCATTGGATGATGCCAATTGCTTTATTTCAACCAAAGCTTTATAGTtgtatccagtggcgtaactatagaggaagctgaccccgcagtcgcagggggccCGGAGAACAGGGGGGCCCCAGGGTCTTCTTGAAAGGAGAATATTTTTTCAAGAATAGCCCCATTCGGGAACCCAGTCTCAGGACACGTATCACAAAAAAGTGAGTGCCCAGGCTAGAAATGTGCATGTGTGTCACTCAATGTCTTGTACGTGCGGGTATTTATGCAAATGCAGGTTTCTCATCGTGGCTGGGAAAGGAAGCAGAATCACAGATTCTCCTACTGTAATTGGTGGTGTTACTTTAACTAGAGGTGATggactctgtataaacaaccccctctaTTGCCCCTTTTGTTGTTATATGGTTTTGGCAAAAGTCCATTGTGGGGGAGGTTTACCTGTGCACTTATAATCTGATAACTATCTGATAACTACCGTCTTCTCCTCCCAGCACTATTGCTCCCAAAACCAGGAAGTTTCTATTTGctctgtttgtcctgtttagagcaaagtgttttgtttttaatagagctattcattaaacatttgcaattgctttaaagttatttgtagatgtaattattattaatattaacatgtagTGATAAAGGATAgggattagggttgccaacttttctggaaaaaaaataccagccttcctatatatttatcttttttccctattaattacattgggatcagccatcatttttacccgccaggcaagtaaaataccggccaggtggcaaccctagtaggggTTCACtcaatccattattttggatttggccgaatcccgaatacTTTGTGAATGATTCGTCGGAATACTGAACTGaaccggaatcctaatttgcatatacaaattagtgcCAGGAAGGGaatattattttactttcctGTTTCCTACCTTCcctttccgcccctaatttgcatatgcaaattaggattcagattcggttcggctaaacacaaggatttggccaaatccgaatcttgctgaaaaaggccaaatcctagattcggtgcatccctaataaagtgCCAGCATATTGATATGGCACTATAATGCTATTGAaagtccctttctattctcttgGTCTGagtaaaacaatgtaacaggaatCAGAATTCTTAGGGCTGGGCCAATCCGAATTCATCTAGGTTTTATTCAGTTGGCTTGCAACATtacttcaggagtcagaaccagcagtgcagagaatagataCAACCAGACAGATACTGATTTCAGTAgtgattacatttacaaataacctaaaggagacatataggattattgaaaaaaaacaacataattttgtaggcaattataagtaatatatggtgttgcttttacatggtgctaaaaattaaaattatctttaaaaatagcccctttattggagctccctatagatgttctctggtccctgtttttttttcatttatcctatatgtctcctttaaaattacaACTTCTTCAGAAATGTAATGATTCCTTTCTTACAGGTTTGTAATTTTTCTCTCGCCCTTTAGCTGAATATCAATGTTGCACATTGGATCAATATTAATAATGGCAGCTTGCTTGGAGACTGGAGAACTGCATCTCCATATCATTTCCTTTGGGGGTATTATGTTCCTTTCTGTACATCATGTTTAATCTGCTGCTGCTTCCATCATGGTATAGTCTTGGGGATTGGGGAATCCCTTCAGATGCTATTGATCTAGCAATCCCATCATCCCACTGATAGCTATAACTGGCAATGGATGCTGGGGGTTGAAACAAAACATCTGTTACAGCCTACAACTGCTAGAATCGGGGGAAGGGGGCTATGGGCATTAATTCCAGCGACTTTCCCACTATAAGTTATTTCATTGTAATATATCAGAAGTGTGAATCCAGTAAGGGTATATCTGTGTGCCCGTGTGATCTCTCACTCTCCTATACCCTCCTTATTATATATCTGTTAGTCTTCCAGTTGTTGGGAATTGCAATTGACTGTAATGCACAACAGCTGGGGCGCCAGAAG
Coding sequences:
- the LOC108705160 gene encoding zinc finger protein 2; this translates as MNEDTHLYHRGVESKSCGHRKQRNPWRICPIAFTVEATTIPEYDLRECVPRNYVNDDPIETSKRSACTLRLRTPTSRKQYFCHDCGKSFSDSFRLTIHQRSHTGERPYVCTDCGKSFTQSSNLITHKRTHTGQRPYMCTDCGKSFIQRTHLVLHQRSHTGERPYSCSECGKAFAHSSRLVIHKRIHTGEKPYVCGECGKGFKSKTQLVSHQVLHTEDMLYICADCGKSFSNHLTFARHQKNHKVKRPHGCQECGKSFTHISLLVMHQRTHTGERPYVCTECGSTYTRNSHLVAHQRTHTVIHQV